In the genome of Capra hircus breed San Clemente chromosome 5, ASM170441v1, whole genome shotgun sequence, one region contains:
- the PRICKLE1 gene encoding prickle-like protein 1, whose protein sequence is MMPLEMEPKMSKLAFGCQRSSTSDDDSGCALEEYAWVPPGLRPEQIQLYFACLPEEKVPYVNSPGEKHRIKQLLYQLPPHDNEVRYCQTLSEEEKKELQVFSAQRKKEALGRGTIKLLSRAVMHAVCEQCGLKINGGEIAVFASRAGPGVCWHPSCFVCFTCSELLVDLIYFYQDGKIHCGRHHAELLKPRCSACDEIIFADECTEAEGRHWHMKHFCCLECETVLGGQRYIMKDGRPFCCGCFESLYAEYCEACGEHIGVDHAQMTYDGQHWHATEACFSCAQCKTSLLGCPFLPKQGQIYCSKTCSLGEDVHASDSSDSAFQSARSRDSRRSVRMGKSSRSADQCRQSLLLSPALNYKFPGLSGNADDTLSRKLDDLSLSRQGAGFVNEEFWKGRVEHETPEDPEEWAEHEDYMTQLLLKFGDKSLFQQQPSEMDIRASEHWIADNMVKNKTELKQNSQSLASKKYQSDMYWAQSQDGLGDSAYGSHPGPASSRRLQELDLDHGASGYNHDQTQWYGDSLECLSDLKPEQSVRDSMDSLALSNITGASVDGESKPRPSLYSLQNFEEIETEDCEKMSNMGTLNSSMLHRSTESLKSLSSELCPEKVLPEEKSVHLPVLRRSKSQSRPQQVKFSDDVIDNGSYENIEIRQPPMSERTRRRVYHFEERGPRSHHHRRRRSRKSRSDNALNLVTERKYSPKDRLRLYTPDNYEKFIQNKSAREIQAYIQNADLYGQYTHATSDYALQNPGGPRFLGLYGEDDDSWCSSSTSSSSDSEEEGYFLGQPIPQPRPQRYAYYTDDLSSPTSALPTPQFGQRTTKSKKKKGHKGKNCIIS, encoded by the exons ATGATGCCTTTGGAGATGGAGCCCAAAATGAGCAAACTTGCCTTTGGATGCCAGCGGAGCTCCACGTCGGATGATGACTCGGGCTGCGCGCTGGAGGAGTACGCCTGGGTGCCCCCAGGCCTCAGACCTGAGCAG aTCCAGCTCTATTTTGCTTGCTTACCAGAGGAAAAGGTTCCTTATGTTAACAGCCCTGGAGAGAAGCACCGAATTAAACAGCTTTTGTACCAGTTGCCACCACATGATAATGAG GTGCGGTACTGCCAGACTTTGAGtgaggaggagaaaaaagaactgcAAGTGTTCAGTGCTCAGCGGAAGAAAGAAGCCCTAGGAAGAGGAACAATTAAACTTCTGTCCAGAGCAGTAATGCACGCCGTGTGCGAGCAG TGTGGGTTGAAGATAAATGGAGGTGAGATTGCAGTGTTTGCCTCTCGAGCGGGCCCAGGAGTGTGCTGGCACCCATCCTGTTTTGTCTGCTTCACGTGCAGTGAGCTGCTGGTCGACCTCATCTATTTTTATCAGGATGGAAAAATTCATTGTGGCCGGCACCATGCTGAGCTGCTCAAACCCCGGTGTTCAGCATGTGACGAG ATAATTTTTGCTGATGAGTGCACAGAAGCTGAGGGTCGGCATTGGCACATGAAACACTTCTGCTGCCTGGAGTGCGAGACGGTCCTGGGGGGACAGAGGTACATCATGAAGGACGGCCGCCCATTCTGCTGCGGCTGCTTCGAGTCCCTGTATGCAGAGTACTGCGAGGCGTGCGGGGAGCATATCG GTGTGGACCATGCGCAGATGACCTATGATGGGCAGCACTGGCACGCCACAGAGGCCTGCTTTTCCTGTGCCCAGTGCAAAACCTCTCTGTTGGGATGCCCTTTCCTCCCCAAACAAGGCCAGATTTATTGCTCAAAGACATGCAGCCTCGGTGAAGACGTGCATGCCTCCGATTCCTCTGACTCTGCATTCCAGTCAGCTCGAtcaagagactccagaagaagtgTCCGGATGGGCAAGAGCAGCCGTTCAGCAGATCAGTGTCGTCAGTCCCTCCTTTTGTCCCCTGCTCTGAACTATAAGTTTCCTGGCCTGTCAGGCAATGCTGACGACACCCTATCTCGGAAGCTGGACGATCTGAGCCTTTCCAGGCAAGGAGCAGGTTTCGTCAATGAAGAATTCTGGAAAGGCAGAGTAGAGCACGAAACCCCAGAAGACCCTGAGGAATGGGCCGAGCATGAAGATTACATGACACAGCTCCTCCTCAAGTTTGGTGATAAAAGTCTCTTCCAGCAGCAGCCCAGTGAGATGGACATTCGAGCCAGTGAGCACTGGATAGCTGATAACATGGTTAAAAACAAGACCGAGTTAAAGCAAAACAGCCAGAGCCTTGCAAGCAAAAAATACCAATCTGATATGTATTGGGCACAGTCACAAGATGGACTAGGGGATTCTGCTTATGGCAGCCACCCAGGCCCCGCGAGCAGTCGAAGACTCCAGGAACTGGATCTGGACCATGGGGCTTCAGGATACAATCACGATCAAACACAGTGGTATGGAGACTCCCTGGAGTGTTTGTCAGACCTGAAACCAGAGCAAAGTGTTCGGGATTCTATGGATTCTTTGGCTTTGTCTAATATCACAG GGGCTTCGGTGGATGGAGAAAGCAAGCCGAGGCCATCGTTGTATTCTCTGCAAAACTTTGAGGAAATAGAGACAGAAGATTGTGAGAAAATGAGCAATATGGGGACTCTGAACTCTTCCATGCTGCACAGGAGCACGGAGTCCTTGAAGAGTCTCAGTTCAGAGTTGTGTCCAGAAAAAGTCCTGCCCGAGGAGAAATCAGTTCACCTGCCAGTGCTCCGAAGGTCCAAGTCTCAGTCCAGGCCACAGCAAGTCAAGTTTTCAGATGATGTCATCGACAACGGAAGCTACGAGAACATCGAAATTCGGCAGCCGCCCATGAGTGAGAGAACTCGGAGACGGGTGTACCATTTTGAAGAGAGGGGACCCAGGTCACATCACCATCGCCGCAGGAGAAGTAGGAAGTCCCGCTCAGACAATGCCCTGAACCTTGTCACAGAAAGAAAATACTCTCCCAAGGACAGGCTGCGGCTCTACACCCCCGATAACTACGAAAAATTTATCCAGAATAAGAGTGCCCGGGAGATCCAGGCCTACATCCAGAACGCTGACCTCTATGGGCAGTACACCCATGCCACTTCTGACTACGCCCTGCAGAACCCGGGAGGGCCTCGATTTCTAGGCCTCTATGGGGAGGACGACGACTCCTGgtgctcctcctccacctcctcctcctctgactcAGAAGAAGAAGGGTATTTTCTTGGACAACCAATTCCTCAGCCCCGGCCGCAGAGATACGCCTACTACACAGACGACCTTTCTAGTCCGACTTCTGCACTCCCCACTCCTCAGTTTGGTCAGAGGACAACtaaatccaagaagaaaaaggGACACAAGGGCAAaaactgtattatttcttaa